In Salmo trutta chromosome 37, fSalTru1.1, whole genome shotgun sequence, the following proteins share a genomic window:
- the LOC115176888 gene encoding OTU domain-containing protein 7B, whose product MTLDMDAVLSDFVRSTGAEPGLARDLLEGKNWDLTAALSDFEQLRQVHAGNLSYSFAEERTYPAPEKEMARVGRPLLHRQEEVLQGENNATEKRLSRGISHASSTIVSLARSHVSSTGNCSSEPLLDTPLCTFQLPDLTVYRDDFRGFIERDLIEQSMMVALEHAGRLNWWTRVGPNCQSLLPLATSGDGNCLLHAASLGMWGFHDRDLMLRKSLYALMDHGQERESLRRRWRWQQTLQNKESGLVYTEEEWQKEWNELLKLASSEPRIHYSTNGSNGTESSEEPVYESLEEFHVFVLAHVLRRPIVVVADTMLRDSGGEAFAPIPFGGIYLPLEVPAAKCHRSPLVLAYDQAHFSALVSMEQKDGSKEQVVIPLTDSEHKMLPVHFAVDPGKDWEWGKDDTDNVMLASVTLSLEAKLQLLHSYMTVTWLPLPCEQAPLAQPESPTASAGEDVRTPPDSGESDKESVSSNSNGDAMTTPGAASAGGVSTKNSSSSSSSSSNSSATLTTGTGGKEKTEKDKDKKRADSVANKLGSFGKSLGSKLKKNVGGLMTGKNAGGGGSKQEGTEKKKSSLRGRKSSKDSSPSAHTSEDSGKGSPSSGSECQNGTGGGSSGRSSENDPYKYSADVKASLGILRAAMQGERKFIFAGLLTTSNRQPFQEEMIQRYLSDAEERFRVEQEQQRRETERKGSTNGIQQPKKEATAGIEVGYRTYEPKEEPAESSPPTFSHLKSSSFNPSLYSGVVPIPRPPSPATLTQHMHGHMETRRQLAGGSPASSYPGLPSYATLPRHCPMAQGPPHPQYHPPQAPVPLSPFRLIPSFTPSYLPEHDPPDYPTSEPVGGGYTNGFRDMRSGLDVPRSGPLPVRHYSLGSAGGLSSRCRTPSCNYYGHPETGNYCSCCYREELKRRETEPAIHRF is encoded by the exons ATGACCTTGGATATGGACGCAGTCCTGTCCGACTTTGTCCGTTCCACTGGAGCCGAACCAGGACTAGCCAGAGACCTGCTAGAGG GGAAGAACTGGGATCTCACCGCTGCCCTCAGTGACTTTGAACAGCTGCGACAAGTGCATGCTGGGAACCTGTCGTACTCTTTTGCTGAGGAGAGGACGTACCCAGCCCCGGAGAAGGAGATGGCCAGGGTCGGGCGGCCCCTTCTGCACCGTCAAGAGGAGGTGCTGCAAGGTGAGAACAAtg CCACAGAGAAGCGTCTATCGAGAGGCATCTCCCATGCCAGCTCTACCATCGTGTCCCTGGCGCGGTCACACGTCTCCAGTACGGGCAACTGTAGTAGTGAGCCCCTTCTGGACACGCCTCTGTGCACATTCCAGCTGCCCGACCTCACCGTGTACCGGGACGACTTCCGCGGCTTCATCGAGAGGGACCTCATCGAGCAATCTATGATGGTGGCCCTAGAGCACGCCG GCCGACTCAATTGGTGGACACGGGTGGGACCTAACTGTCAGAGTCTATTGCCATTGGCGACGAGTGGGGACGGAAACTGCCTGTTACATGCAGCGTCATTGG GTATGTGGGGCTTTCATGACCGCGACCTGATGCTGCGGAAGTCTCTGTATGCACTGATGGACCACGGCCAGGAGAGGGAGTCACTGAGACGCAGGTGGAGGTGGCAGCAGACCCTGCAGAACAAAGAG tctGGCCTGGTGTACACGGAGGAGGAGTGGCAGAAGGAGTGGAATGAGCTGCTAAAACTGGCCTCCAGTGAACCTAGGATACACTACAGCACCAATGGCAGCAATGG GACGGAGTCATCAGAGGAGCCTGTGTACGAGAGTCTGGAGGAGTTCCACGTGTTTGTCCTGGCCCATGTCCTGAGGAGGCCCATAGTAGTGGTGGCAGACACCATGCTCAGGGACtctggaggagagg CTTTTGCCCCCATCCCATTCGGAGGGATCTATCTGCCCCTGGAGGTGCCAGCTGCCAAGTGCCATCGCTCGCCCTTAGTGCTGGCGTACGACCAGGCCCACTTCTCTGCCCTCGTCTCCATGGAGCAGAAGGACGGCTCCAAAGAGCAAG TTGTGATCCCTCTCACTGACTCAGAACACAAAATGCTGCCTGTACACTTTGCAGTGGACCCTGGGAAGGACTGGGAATGGGGCAAGGATGACACGGACAATGTCATGTTGGCAAG TGTGACCCTGTCCCTGGAGGCAAAGCTCCAGCTGCTACACAGCTACATGACTGTCACCTGGCTGCCCCTGCCCTGTGAG CAGGCACCTTTGGCCCAGCCCGAGTCCCCCACCGCCTCTGCAGGAGAGGACGTCCGCACTCCTCCCGACTCAGGAGAATCCGACAAGGAGTCGGTCAGCAGCAACTCCAACGGTGATGCAATGACGACACCAGGGGCGGCCAGCGCAGGTGGTGTGTCGACTAAgaacagctcctcctcctccagctcgtCCAGTAACAGCTCGGCAACATTGACGACGGGTACGGGGGGAAAGGAAAAGACCGAGAAGGACAAAGACAAGAAGAGGGCTGACTCTGTGGCCAACAAGCTGGGCAGCTTCGGCAAGAGCCTGGGCAGCAAGCTTAAAAAGAACGTCGGCGGGCTGATGACGGGGAAGAATGCAGGAGGAGGCGGGTCCAAGCAGGAGGGCACAGAGAAGAAGAAAAGTTCGCTGAGAGGGCGGAAGAGCAGCAAGGACAGCTCGCCTTCGGCCCACACCTCTGAGGACTCTGGGAAGGGCTCGCCGTCGTCGGGCAGCGAGTGTCAGAATGGCACGGGCGGCGGCAGCAGCGGCAGAAGCAGCGAGAATGACCCGTATAAGTACAGTGCCGACGTGAAGGCGAGCCTAGGCATCCTGCGGGCGGCCATGCAGGGCGAGAGGAAGTTCATCTTCGCTGGCCTGCTCACCACCAGCAACCGCCAGCCCTTCCAGGAGGAGATGATCCAGCGCTACCTGTCTGACGCTGAGGAGCGCTTCCGGGTAGAGCAGGAGCAGCAGCGGAGAGAGACTGAGCGGAAAGGAAGCACCAACGGCATCCAGCAGCCCAAGAAGGAGGCAACGGCAGGCATAGAGGTGGGCTACCGCACCTATGAACCGAAAGAGGAGCCGGCTGAGAGCTCACCGCCCACCTTCAGCCACCTCAAGTCGTCCTCATTCAACCCCTCGCTCTACTCCGGCGTGGTGCCCATCCCCCGGCCGCCCTCCCCGGCCACGCTCACTCAGCACATGCACGGCCACATGGAAACGCGGCGCCAGCTTGCAGGTGGCTCTCCAGCCTCGTCTTATCCCGGTCTGCCCTCCTACGCCACCCTCCCCCGGCACTGCCCCATGGCGCAGGGCCCCCCTCACCCCCAGTACCACCCCCCGCAGGCACCAGTACCCCTCAGCCCCTTTCGCCTCATCCCCTCTTTCACACCCTCATACCTCCCCGAGCACGACCCTCCAGACTACCCCACCTCAGAGCCTGTAGGCGGGGGCTACACTAATGGATTCCGGGACATGCGCTCCGGCCTGGATGTTCCTCGCAGCGGGCCTCTCCCGGTCAGACACTACTCCCTGGGCAGCGCCGGAGGCCTGTCCAGCCGCTGCCGGACACCCAGCTGCAACTACTACGGACACCCCGAGACGGGCAACTACTGCTCCTGCTGCTACCGAGAGGAGCTGAAGAGGAGGGAGACGGAGCCAGCCATCCACAGGTTCTGA